One segment of Carya illinoinensis cultivar Pawnee chromosome 1, C.illinoinensisPawnee_v1, whole genome shotgun sequence DNA contains the following:
- the LOC122306114 gene encoding peptidyl-prolyl cis-trans isomerase CYP40-like isoform X1, giving the protein MVNPNPRCYLDISIGGELEGRVVVELYKDVVPKTAENFRALCTGERGIGPNTGVPLHYKGVRFHRVIKGFMIQGGDISAGDGTGGESIYGLKFEDEKLDLKHERKGMLSMANAGPNTNGSQFFITTTRTSHLDGKHVVFGKVIKGMGVVKTIEHVTTGKGDYPTQEVIIMDCGEIPEGKDDGISNFFKDGDAYADWPADLDAKPDEISWWMRSVDDIKSFGNEQYKKQDYKMALRKYRKALRYLDVCWEMEDIDEEKSASLRKTKSQIFTNSSACKLKLGDLKGALLDTDFAMRDGEDNVKALFRQGQAHMALNDIDSAVECFRKALELEPNDGSIKKELAAARKKVDEAPIIADRHDQEKKAYSKMFQ; this is encoded by the exons atggTGAACCCCAACCCTCGGTGCTACTTGGATATAAGCATAGGAGGAGAGCTAGAGGGGAGGGTAGTGGTGGAACTCTACAAGGATGTGGTTCCCAAAACCGCCGAGAATTTCAGGGCTCTCTGTACCGGCGAGAGGGGCATTGGCCCTAACACCGGTGTTCCCCTCCACTACAAG GGGGTCCGTTTTCATCGTGTCATCAAAGGTTTTATGATACAAGGTGGAGACATATCGGCTGGGGATGGCACTGGAGGAGAATCTATCTACGGCTTGAAATTTGAGGATGAGAAACTTGACCTCAAAcatgaaagaaaaggaatgcTATCAATGGCTAACGCCGGACCTAACACCAATGGATCCCAGTTCTTCATCACGACAACTCGCACTTCTCATCTAGATGGCAAGCATGTTGTATTTGGGAAGGTAATTAAAGGAATGGGTGTGGTTAAGACTATTGAGCATGTTACTACTGGAAAGGGTGATTATCCCACTCAAGAAGTAATAATTATGGATTGTGGGGAGATTCCCGAGGGGAAAGATGATGGAATATCTAACTTCTTTAAAGATGGTGATGCTTATGCTGACTGGCCAGCTGACCTTGATGCCAAACCAGATGAAATTTCTTGGTGGATGAGGTCTGTAGATGACATTAAAAGTTTTGGAAATGAGCAGTACAAG AAGCAAGACTATAAGATGGCTCTCAGAAAATATCGTAAAGCTTTGCGCTACTTGGATGTATGCTGGGAAATGGAAGACATTGATGAAG AGAAAAGTGCATCCCTGCGGAAGACAAAGTCCCAGATATTTACAAATAGTTCT GCTTGTAAATTGAAATTAGGAGATCTAAAAGGAGCATTGTTGGACACGGACTTTGCTATGCGAGATGGGGAAGATAATGTGAAAGCTTTGTTTCGCCAAGGCCAG GCACATATGGCGTTAAATGACATAGACTCTGCAGTTGAATGCTTCAGGAAGGCATTAGAATTGGAGCCAAATGATG GAAGCATAAAGAAAGAGCTTGCTGCTGCAAGGAAGAAGGTTGATGAAGCTCCcatt ATTGCTGATAGACATGATCAGGAGAAAAAGGCCTACTCTAAAATGTTTCAGTAG
- the LOC122306075 gene encoding patatin-like protein 2 isoform X1 has protein sequence MRISDFTSFSSRLQIITMALAASWLFFLAVVLIIGTEFNIKKLFSIEMATGVGKGKMVTVLSIDGGGIRGIIPGTLLSFLESKLQELDGPRARIADYFDIIAGTSTGGLVTTMLSAPNKESRPLYAAKDINNFYLEHSPKIFPQSRQKSLVSSMTGLIGSVMGPKYDGKYLRSLTNGLLGNLTLKQTLTNVIIPAFDIKLLQPVVFSTNDAKLNDLKNAKLADICISTSAAPTFLPAHHFETKNAEGKTRSFHLIDGGVAANNPTMMAISQILKEILMQHTELSDMKAMDCSNRMLVLSLGTGAAKHEEKYTAARVSKWGLLNWLYDNGATPLLDVYGDASSDMVDFHVSTLFRSLGRKSNYLRIQDDNLIGDESALDLATMENMRRLVEIGKELLKKPVSRVNLDTGRFEEIKNEGTNEEALVYFAKQLVEEKKLRESNETP, from the exons ATGAGAATATCAGATTTCACGTCGTTCTCGTCGAGGCTCCAAATCATCACCATGGCTTTAGCAGCTTCGTGGCTTTTCTTCTTAGCTGTCGTACTGATAATA GGCACGGAATTCAATATCAAAAAGCTCTTTTCCATCGAAATGGCAACTGGTGTTGGAAAGGGAAAGATGGTGACCGTGTTGAGCATTGATGGAGGTGGCATCAGAGGGATAATTCCAGGCACCCTCCTCTCCTTTCTTGAATCTAAGCTTCAG GAATTGGACGGGCCCAGAGCAAGAATTGCAGACTATTTCGACATAATTGCGGGAACAAGTACAGGTGGGCTGGTCACCACCATGCTTTCGGCACCCAACAAGGAAAGCCGTCCCCTCTATGCTGCAAAGGACATCAACAACTTCTATTTAGAGCACTCCCCAAAGATTTTCCCCCAGAGCCG CCAGAAAAGCCTTGTGAGTTCAATGACTGGCTTGATCGGTTCGGTGATGGGGCCTAAGTATGACGGGAAGTACCTGAGATCATTGACAAACGGGCTACTAGGCAATCTAACACTCAAACAGACCCTAACAAACGTGATCATACCTGCATTCGACATCAAGCTCCTTCAGCCAGTTGTCTTTTCTACCAACGAT GCAAAACTGAATGATTTGAAGAACGCTAAGCTAGCAGATATTTGCATCAGCACCTCTGCAGCACCCACTTTTCTTCCAGCACATCACTTTGAGACAAAGAATGCCGAGGGAAAGACTAGGAGTTTCCATCTCATTGATGGAGGGGTTGCTGCAAATAATCCT ACTATGATGGCCATAAGCCAGATATTGAAAGAAATATTAATGCAACACACCGAGTTAAGTGACATGAAAGCAATGGACTGCAGCAACAGAATGCTAGTTCTATCATTGGGCACGGGTGCGGCCAAACACGAAGAGAAGTATACTGCAGCCAGAGTCTCCAAATGGGGTTTGCTTAACTGGTTGTATGACAATGGTGCCACACCGTTGCTTGATGTATATGGCGATGCAAGCTCTGATATGgttgatttccacgtgtccaccCTCTTCCGATCCCTGGGTCGTAAGAGCAACTACCTTCGTATTCAG GATGACAATTTGATTGGAGATGAATCGGCTCTTGACCTTGCAACCATGGAGAATATGCGAAGACTCGTGGAAATTGGGAAGGAGCTATTGAAGAAGCCAGTGTCAAGAGTGAATTTGGATACTGGCAGGTTTGAGGAAATTAAGAACGAGGGTACTAATGAAGAAGCACTTGTCTACTTTGCCAAGCAGCTTGTCGAGGAAAAGAAACTCAGAGAAAGCAATGAAACTCCCTAA
- the LOC122306075 gene encoding patatin-like protein 2 isoform X2 produces the protein MRISDFTSFSSRLQIITMALAASWLFFLAVVLIIGTEFNIKKLFSIEMATGVGKGKMVTVLSIDGGGIRGIIPGTLLSFLESKLQELDGPRARIADYFDIIAGTSTGGLVTTMLSAPNKESRPLYAAKDINNFYLEHSPKIFPQSRQKSLVSSMTGLIGSVMGPKYDGKYLRSLTNGLLGNLTLKQTLTNVIIPAFDIKLLQPVVFSTNDAKLNDLKNAKLADICISTSAAPTFLPAHHFETKNAEGKTRSFHLIDGGVAANNPILKEILMQHTELSDMKAMDCSNRMLVLSLGTGAAKHEEKYTAARVSKWGLLNWLYDNGATPLLDVYGDASSDMVDFHVSTLFRSLGRKSNYLRIQDDNLIGDESALDLATMENMRRLVEIGKELLKKPVSRVNLDTGRFEEIKNEGTNEEALVYFAKQLVEEKKLRESNETP, from the exons ATGAGAATATCAGATTTCACGTCGTTCTCGTCGAGGCTCCAAATCATCACCATGGCTTTAGCAGCTTCGTGGCTTTTCTTCTTAGCTGTCGTACTGATAATA GGCACGGAATTCAATATCAAAAAGCTCTTTTCCATCGAAATGGCAACTGGTGTTGGAAAGGGAAAGATGGTGACCGTGTTGAGCATTGATGGAGGTGGCATCAGAGGGATAATTCCAGGCACCCTCCTCTCCTTTCTTGAATCTAAGCTTCAG GAATTGGACGGGCCCAGAGCAAGAATTGCAGACTATTTCGACATAATTGCGGGAACAAGTACAGGTGGGCTGGTCACCACCATGCTTTCGGCACCCAACAAGGAAAGCCGTCCCCTCTATGCTGCAAAGGACATCAACAACTTCTATTTAGAGCACTCCCCAAAGATTTTCCCCCAGAGCCG CCAGAAAAGCCTTGTGAGTTCAATGACTGGCTTGATCGGTTCGGTGATGGGGCCTAAGTATGACGGGAAGTACCTGAGATCATTGACAAACGGGCTACTAGGCAATCTAACACTCAAACAGACCCTAACAAACGTGATCATACCTGCATTCGACATCAAGCTCCTTCAGCCAGTTGTCTTTTCTACCAACGAT GCAAAACTGAATGATTTGAAGAACGCTAAGCTAGCAGATATTTGCATCAGCACCTCTGCAGCACCCACTTTTCTTCCAGCACATCACTTTGAGACAAAGAATGCCGAGGGAAAGACTAGGAGTTTCCATCTCATTGATGGAGGGGTTGCTGCAAATAATCCT ATATTGAAAGAAATATTAATGCAACACACCGAGTTAAGTGACATGAAAGCAATGGACTGCAGCAACAGAATGCTAGTTCTATCATTGGGCACGGGTGCGGCCAAACACGAAGAGAAGTATACTGCAGCCAGAGTCTCCAAATGGGGTTTGCTTAACTGGTTGTATGACAATGGTGCCACACCGTTGCTTGATGTATATGGCGATGCAAGCTCTGATATGgttgatttccacgtgtccaccCTCTTCCGATCCCTGGGTCGTAAGAGCAACTACCTTCGTATTCAG GATGACAATTTGATTGGAGATGAATCGGCTCTTGACCTTGCAACCATGGAGAATATGCGAAGACTCGTGGAAATTGGGAAGGAGCTATTGAAGAAGCCAGTGTCAAGAGTGAATTTGGATACTGGCAGGTTTGAGGAAATTAAGAACGAGGGTACTAATGAAGAAGCACTTGTCTACTTTGCCAAGCAGCTTGTCGAGGAAAAGAAACTCAGAGAAAGCAATGAAACTCCCTAA
- the LOC122306075 gene encoding patatin-like protein 2 isoform X3 has translation MGPGHGMLFQPSVISSVGTEFNIKKLFSIEMATGVGKGKMVTVLSIDGGGIRGIIPGTLLSFLESKLQELDGPRARIADYFDIIAGTSTGGLVTTMLSAPNKESRPLYAAKDINNFYLEHSPKIFPQSRQKSLVSSMTGLIGSVMGPKYDGKYLRSLTNGLLGNLTLKQTLTNVIIPAFDIKLLQPVVFSTNDAKLNDLKNAKLADICISTSAAPTFLPAHHFETKNAEGKTRSFHLIDGGVAANNPTMMAISQILKEILMQHTELSDMKAMDCSNRMLVLSLGTGAAKHEEKYTAARVSKWGLLNWLYDNGATPLLDVYGDASSDMVDFHVSTLFRSLGRKSNYLRIQDDNLIGDESALDLATMENMRRLVEIGKELLKKPVSRVNLDTGRFEEIKNEGTNEEALVYFAKQLVEEKKLRESNETP, from the exons ATGGGGCCTGGCCATGGCATGCTTTTCCAGCCTTCTGTAATCAGTTCAGTC GGCACGGAATTCAATATCAAAAAGCTCTTTTCCATCGAAATGGCAACTGGTGTTGGAAAGGGAAAGATGGTGACCGTGTTGAGCATTGATGGAGGTGGCATCAGAGGGATAATTCCAGGCACCCTCCTCTCCTTTCTTGAATCTAAGCTTCAG GAATTGGACGGGCCCAGAGCAAGAATTGCAGACTATTTCGACATAATTGCGGGAACAAGTACAGGTGGGCTGGTCACCACCATGCTTTCGGCACCCAACAAGGAAAGCCGTCCCCTCTATGCTGCAAAGGACATCAACAACTTCTATTTAGAGCACTCCCCAAAGATTTTCCCCCAGAGCCG CCAGAAAAGCCTTGTGAGTTCAATGACTGGCTTGATCGGTTCGGTGATGGGGCCTAAGTATGACGGGAAGTACCTGAGATCATTGACAAACGGGCTACTAGGCAATCTAACACTCAAACAGACCCTAACAAACGTGATCATACCTGCATTCGACATCAAGCTCCTTCAGCCAGTTGTCTTTTCTACCAACGAT GCAAAACTGAATGATTTGAAGAACGCTAAGCTAGCAGATATTTGCATCAGCACCTCTGCAGCACCCACTTTTCTTCCAGCACATCACTTTGAGACAAAGAATGCCGAGGGAAAGACTAGGAGTTTCCATCTCATTGATGGAGGGGTTGCTGCAAATAATCCT ACTATGATGGCCATAAGCCAGATATTGAAAGAAATATTAATGCAACACACCGAGTTAAGTGACATGAAAGCAATGGACTGCAGCAACAGAATGCTAGTTCTATCATTGGGCACGGGTGCGGCCAAACACGAAGAGAAGTATACTGCAGCCAGAGTCTCCAAATGGGGTTTGCTTAACTGGTTGTATGACAATGGTGCCACACCGTTGCTTGATGTATATGGCGATGCAAGCTCTGATATGgttgatttccacgtgtccaccCTCTTCCGATCCCTGGGTCGTAAGAGCAACTACCTTCGTATTCAG GATGACAATTTGATTGGAGATGAATCGGCTCTTGACCTTGCAACCATGGAGAATATGCGAAGACTCGTGGAAATTGGGAAGGAGCTATTGAAGAAGCCAGTGTCAAGAGTGAATTTGGATACTGGCAGGTTTGAGGAAATTAAGAACGAGGGTACTAATGAAGAAGCACTTGTCTACTTTGCCAAGCAGCTTGTCGAGGAAAAGAAACTCAGAGAAAGCAATGAAACTCCCTAA
- the LOC122306114 gene encoding peptidyl-prolyl cis-trans isomerase CYP40-like isoform X2 produces the protein MVNPNPRCYLDISIGGELEGRVVVELYKDVVPKTAENFRALCTGERGIGPNTGVPLHYKGVRFHRVIKGFMIQGGDISAGDGTGGESIYGLKFEDEKLDLKHERKGMLSMANAGPNTNGSQFFITTTRTSHLDGKHVVFGKVIKGMGVVKTIEHVTTGKGDYPTQEVIIMDCGEIPEGKDDGISNFFKDGDAYADWPADLDAKPDEISWWMRSVDDIKSFGNEQYKKQDYKMALRKYRKALRYLDVCWEMEDIDEEKSASLRKTKSQIFTNSSACKLKLGDLKGALLDTDFAMRDGEDNVKALFRQGQAHMALNDIDSAVECFRKALELEPNDGSIKKELAAARKKIADRHDQEKKAYSKMFQ, from the exons atggTGAACCCCAACCCTCGGTGCTACTTGGATATAAGCATAGGAGGAGAGCTAGAGGGGAGGGTAGTGGTGGAACTCTACAAGGATGTGGTTCCCAAAACCGCCGAGAATTTCAGGGCTCTCTGTACCGGCGAGAGGGGCATTGGCCCTAACACCGGTGTTCCCCTCCACTACAAG GGGGTCCGTTTTCATCGTGTCATCAAAGGTTTTATGATACAAGGTGGAGACATATCGGCTGGGGATGGCACTGGAGGAGAATCTATCTACGGCTTGAAATTTGAGGATGAGAAACTTGACCTCAAAcatgaaagaaaaggaatgcTATCAATGGCTAACGCCGGACCTAACACCAATGGATCCCAGTTCTTCATCACGACAACTCGCACTTCTCATCTAGATGGCAAGCATGTTGTATTTGGGAAGGTAATTAAAGGAATGGGTGTGGTTAAGACTATTGAGCATGTTACTACTGGAAAGGGTGATTATCCCACTCAAGAAGTAATAATTATGGATTGTGGGGAGATTCCCGAGGGGAAAGATGATGGAATATCTAACTTCTTTAAAGATGGTGATGCTTATGCTGACTGGCCAGCTGACCTTGATGCCAAACCAGATGAAATTTCTTGGTGGATGAGGTCTGTAGATGACATTAAAAGTTTTGGAAATGAGCAGTACAAG AAGCAAGACTATAAGATGGCTCTCAGAAAATATCGTAAAGCTTTGCGCTACTTGGATGTATGCTGGGAAATGGAAGACATTGATGAAG AGAAAAGTGCATCCCTGCGGAAGACAAAGTCCCAGATATTTACAAATAGTTCT GCTTGTAAATTGAAATTAGGAGATCTAAAAGGAGCATTGTTGGACACGGACTTTGCTATGCGAGATGGGGAAGATAATGTGAAAGCTTTGTTTCGCCAAGGCCAG GCACATATGGCGTTAAATGACATAGACTCTGCAGTTGAATGCTTCAGGAAGGCATTAGAATTGGAGCCAAATGATG GAAGCATAAAGAAAGAGCTTGCTGCTGCAAGGAAGAAG ATTGCTGATAGACATGATCAGGAGAAAAAGGCCTACTCTAAAATGTTTCAGTAG
- the LOC122306075 gene encoding patatin-like protein 2 isoform X4: MATGVGKGKMVTVLSIDGGGIRGIIPGTLLSFLESKLQELDGPRARIADYFDIIAGTSTGGLVTTMLSAPNKESRPLYAAKDINNFYLEHSPKIFPQSRQKSLVSSMTGLIGSVMGPKYDGKYLRSLTNGLLGNLTLKQTLTNVIIPAFDIKLLQPVVFSTNDAKLNDLKNAKLADICISTSAAPTFLPAHHFETKNAEGKTRSFHLIDGGVAANNPTMMAISQILKEILMQHTELSDMKAMDCSNRMLVLSLGTGAAKHEEKYTAARVSKWGLLNWLYDNGATPLLDVYGDASSDMVDFHVSTLFRSLGRKSNYLRIQDDNLIGDESALDLATMENMRRLVEIGKELLKKPVSRVNLDTGRFEEIKNEGTNEEALVYFAKQLVEEKKLRESNETP, translated from the exons ATGGCAACTGGTGTTGGAAAGGGAAAGATGGTGACCGTGTTGAGCATTGATGGAGGTGGCATCAGAGGGATAATTCCAGGCACCCTCCTCTCCTTTCTTGAATCTAAGCTTCAG GAATTGGACGGGCCCAGAGCAAGAATTGCAGACTATTTCGACATAATTGCGGGAACAAGTACAGGTGGGCTGGTCACCACCATGCTTTCGGCACCCAACAAGGAAAGCCGTCCCCTCTATGCTGCAAAGGACATCAACAACTTCTATTTAGAGCACTCCCCAAAGATTTTCCCCCAGAGCCG CCAGAAAAGCCTTGTGAGTTCAATGACTGGCTTGATCGGTTCGGTGATGGGGCCTAAGTATGACGGGAAGTACCTGAGATCATTGACAAACGGGCTACTAGGCAATCTAACACTCAAACAGACCCTAACAAACGTGATCATACCTGCATTCGACATCAAGCTCCTTCAGCCAGTTGTCTTTTCTACCAACGAT GCAAAACTGAATGATTTGAAGAACGCTAAGCTAGCAGATATTTGCATCAGCACCTCTGCAGCACCCACTTTTCTTCCAGCACATCACTTTGAGACAAAGAATGCCGAGGGAAAGACTAGGAGTTTCCATCTCATTGATGGAGGGGTTGCTGCAAATAATCCT ACTATGATGGCCATAAGCCAGATATTGAAAGAAATATTAATGCAACACACCGAGTTAAGTGACATGAAAGCAATGGACTGCAGCAACAGAATGCTAGTTCTATCATTGGGCACGGGTGCGGCCAAACACGAAGAGAAGTATACTGCAGCCAGAGTCTCCAAATGGGGTTTGCTTAACTGGTTGTATGACAATGGTGCCACACCGTTGCTTGATGTATATGGCGATGCAAGCTCTGATATGgttgatttccacgtgtccaccCTCTTCCGATCCCTGGGTCGTAAGAGCAACTACCTTCGTATTCAG GATGACAATTTGATTGGAGATGAATCGGCTCTTGACCTTGCAACCATGGAGAATATGCGAAGACTCGTGGAAATTGGGAAGGAGCTATTGAAGAAGCCAGTGTCAAGAGTGAATTTGGATACTGGCAGGTTTGAGGAAATTAAGAACGAGGGTACTAATGAAGAAGCACTTGTCTACTTTGCCAAGCAGCTTGTCGAGGAAAAGAAACTCAGAGAAAGCAATGAAACTCCCTAA